A single Triticum dicoccoides isolate Atlit2015 ecotype Zavitan chromosome 2A, WEW_v2.0, whole genome shotgun sequence DNA region contains:
- the LOC119353272 gene encoding protein FAR1-RELATED SEQUENCE 7-like isoform X1 yields MEFLLQPINRTLLEEVNDNNSAMEPVRFPVAAAAEVEPPAPAASSADAQICLPETEAADMPQCSEHSIEQMDPKAPGWTQSRVRVGAAAEGRAPCSDRVTALEKTVREFAETPGDIVIVPKIGTSFDSLGEAYDFYNLYSWEKGFGIRYGKSRLNVNRTKCMQEIVCGCAGKPIVENTRSCRCECPALMRLLRSKDNGWYIAEHRDVHNHALTQTYGQTIHWPSHKHIDVYSRDLVKQLRQNNVSLAKVYSIIGSFFGRMENVPFTKRALRNLCGKISHEQSEDDVRKTMEVFQELCSKDPQFTYRVQADSEGRISNLMWATGNSRLQYNFFGDVVTFDTTYRTNLYDMPFGLFVGVNSHFQIIILAGVLVKHETVETFEWVFSEFVRIMGGAANNPD; encoded by the exons ATGGAGTTCTTGCTGCAGCCGATAAACAG AACTCTGCTTGAGGAGGTGAATGATAATAACAGCGCCATGGAGCCTGTGCGGTTCCCAGTCGCCGCGGCGGCGGAGGTTGAGCCTCCAGCACCGGCCGCTTCAAGTGCTGACGCCCAGATCTGTCTACCGGAGACAGAAGCTGCGGACATGCCACAGTGCTCCGAGCACTCAATAGAGCAAATGGACCCTAAAGCACCAGGCTGGACCCAAAG CAGAGTGCGTGTAGGTGCCGCCGCTGAAGGCAGGGCCCCTTGCTCGGACAGGGTCACGGCACTGGAGAAGACTGTGAGAGAGTTTGCGGAGACTCCAGGGGACATAGTGATCGTCCCAAAGATTGGGACAAGTTTCGACAGTCTAGGTGAAGCTTACGACTTTTACAACCTGTACTCATGGGAAAAAGGATTCGGGATTAGATATGGGAAAAGCAGGTTAAATGTGAACCGGACAAAGTGCATGCAAGAGATCGTATGTGGATGCGCG GGGAAGCCGATTGTTGAAAATACTCGTTCTTGTCGATGTGAATGCCCAGCCCTCATGAGATTACTCCGATCCAAGGACAACGGGTGGTACATAGCTGAGCATCGAGATGTGCACAACCATGCTTTGACACAAACCTACGGCCAAACAATACACTGGCCGTCACACAAGCATATTGATGTCTACAGCAGAGACCTGGTCAAGCAGTTGCGACAAAACAATGTCAGCCTCGCAAAGGTGTATAGCATCATTGGTAGCTTCTTTGGGAGGATGGAGAATGTACCATTCACGAAAAGAGCATTGAGAAATTTATGTGGCAAGATTAGCCATGAGCAGTCCGAAGATGATGTCAGGAAAACAATGGAAGTGTTCCAGGAGCTGTGTTCAAAGGATCCACAATTCACATACCGGGTTCAAGCTGACAGTGAGGGCAGAATAAGCAACTTGATGTGGGCTACTGGCAACAGCAGGCTGCAGTACAACTTCTTTGGAGATGTAGTTACATTTGACACAACTTATCGTACCAACTTGTACGACATGCCGTTTGGCTTGTTCGTTGGGGTTAACAGCCATTTTCAGATCATCATACTTGCGGGGGTGCTAGTTAAACACGAGACAGTGGAGACATTTGAGTGGGTATTCTCGGAGTTTGTTAGGATAATGGGTGGCGCCGCAAACAATCCTGACTG A
- the LOC119353272 gene encoding protein FAR1-RELATED SEQUENCE 7-like isoform X2, with protein MEFLLQPINRTLLEEVNDNNSAMEPVRFPVAAAAEVEPPAPAASSADAQICLPETEAADMPQCSEHSIEQMDPKAPGWTQRVRVGAAAEGRAPCSDRVTALEKTVREFAETPGDIVIVPKIGTSFDSLGEAYDFYNLYSWEKGFGIRYGKSRLNVNRTKCMQEIVCGCAGKPIVENTRSCRCECPALMRLLRSKDNGWYIAEHRDVHNHALTQTYGQTIHWPSHKHIDVYSRDLVKQLRQNNVSLAKVYSIIGSFFGRMENVPFTKRALRNLCGKISHEQSEDDVRKTMEVFQELCSKDPQFTYRVQADSEGRISNLMWATGNSRLQYNFFGDVVTFDTTYRTNLYDMPFGLFVGVNSHFQIIILAGVLVKHETVETFEWVFSEFVRIMGGAANNPD; from the exons ATGGAGTTCTTGCTGCAGCCGATAAACAG AACTCTGCTTGAGGAGGTGAATGATAATAACAGCGCCATGGAGCCTGTGCGGTTCCCAGTCGCCGCGGCGGCGGAGGTTGAGCCTCCAGCACCGGCCGCTTCAAGTGCTGACGCCCAGATCTGTCTACCGGAGACAGAAGCTGCGGACATGCCACAGTGCTCCGAGCACTCAATAGAGCAAATGGACCCTAAAGCACCAGGCTGGACCCAAAG AGTGCGTGTAGGTGCCGCCGCTGAAGGCAGGGCCCCTTGCTCGGACAGGGTCACGGCACTGGAGAAGACTGTGAGAGAGTTTGCGGAGACTCCAGGGGACATAGTGATCGTCCCAAAGATTGGGACAAGTTTCGACAGTCTAGGTGAAGCTTACGACTTTTACAACCTGTACTCATGGGAAAAAGGATTCGGGATTAGATATGGGAAAAGCAGGTTAAATGTGAACCGGACAAAGTGCATGCAAGAGATCGTATGTGGATGCGCG GGGAAGCCGATTGTTGAAAATACTCGTTCTTGTCGATGTGAATGCCCAGCCCTCATGAGATTACTCCGATCCAAGGACAACGGGTGGTACATAGCTGAGCATCGAGATGTGCACAACCATGCTTTGACACAAACCTACGGCCAAACAATACACTGGCCGTCACACAAGCATATTGATGTCTACAGCAGAGACCTGGTCAAGCAGTTGCGACAAAACAATGTCAGCCTCGCAAAGGTGTATAGCATCATTGGTAGCTTCTTTGGGAGGATGGAGAATGTACCATTCACGAAAAGAGCATTGAGAAATTTATGTGGCAAGATTAGCCATGAGCAGTCCGAAGATGATGTCAGGAAAACAATGGAAGTGTTCCAGGAGCTGTGTTCAAAGGATCCACAATTCACATACCGGGTTCAAGCTGACAGTGAGGGCAGAATAAGCAACTTGATGTGGGCTACTGGCAACAGCAGGCTGCAGTACAACTTCTTTGGAGATGTAGTTACATTTGACACAACTTATCGTACCAACTTGTACGACATGCCGTTTGGCTTGTTCGTTGGGGTTAACAGCCATTTTCAGATCATCATACTTGCGGGGGTGCTAGTTAAACACGAGACAGTGGAGACATTTGAGTGGGTATTCTCGGAGTTTGTTAGGATAATGGGTGGCGCCGCAAACAATCCTGACTG A
- the LOC119353272 gene encoding protein FAR-RED IMPAIRED RESPONSE 1-like isoform X3 — translation MAKPFFKGVFCAKVTSTQRSESANHMLKNYVPPGCPMHMFVRKYMSLIFDRESEENYEEKWTAIGRPLMRPNMATERHAGQIYTRAMFEQFGHILYECGAYQVEEIEKGKEYVAIHTDAARREKWCRTSYKVSVLDGGEEFDCECGQFAHMGLLCSHILQVLDFIRVTEIPKKHIVKRWTRDARDILPTHLVQYQKDNAQENPFSFRHYNMYMQAMELVRMGDSSVAAYKRLTELFKNCVSEMKPFTEIRDGLGLEDRLAGSMRVVNMVQSDGDLCEGVDGSHMNYQDAGSNSANESGNRMQNLLAPARRKQVGRPTTSREKAPYEGLSKRTRFCGICRQQGHKCTTCPERGDVPKQPWKPARCKNCGVEGHRMNNCQKVAELRLR, via the exons ATGGCAAAGCCATTTTTCAAGGGTGTATTCTGTGCAAAGGTGACTAGTACCCAACGGAGTGAAAGCGCAAACCACATGTTGAAGAACTACGTGCCTCCTGGATGCCCAATGCATATGTTTGTTAGGAAGTATATGAGTTTAATCTTTGACAGGGAGTCCGAGGAAAATTACGAGGAGAAGTGGACAGCAATC GGGAGGCCGCTTATGCGACCTAATATGGCAACCGAAAGGCATGCTGGGCAGATATACACCAGAGCCATGTTTGAACAATTCGGTCATATATTGTACGAGTGTGGCGCATATCAAGTGGAAGAGATCGAAAAGGGTAAAGAGTATGTTGCAATACATACAGATGCTGCGCGGAGGGAGAAATGGTGCAGAACTTCATACAAGGTGTCTGTGCTTGATGGAGGAGAAGAATTTGACTGCGAGTGTGGTCAGTTTGCACACATGGGGCTGTTGTGCAGCCATATACTGCAG GTGCTTGACTTCATTCGTGTGACAGAAATACCAAAGAAGCATATTGTGAAAAGGTGGACAAGGGATGCAAGAGACATACTTCCAACACACCTGGTGCAGTACCAGAAGGACAATGCTCAAGAGAACCCATTTAGTTTCCGGCACTACAATATGTACATGCAAGCTATGGAGCTTGTCCGGATGGGGGACTCAAGTGTGGCAGCTTACAAACGTTTGACAGAACTGTTCAAAAATTGTGTATCAGAGATGAAGCCATTCACAGAAATACGGGATGGGTTGGGGTTGGAAGACAGGTTAGCTGGCAGCATGAGGGTTGTGAACATGGTACAATCAGATGGCGATTTGTGCGAGGGTGTGGATGGTTCACATATGAACTACCAAGATGCTGGCAGCAATTCAGCTAATGAGTCCGGTAATCGAATGCAGAACTTGTTAGCACCAGCCAGGCGGAAGCAGGTGGGCAGGCCGACAACAAGCAGGGAGAAGGCCCCATATGAAGGTTTAAGTAAGCGCACAAGGTTTTGCGGTATTTGCAGGCAGCAAGGCCACAAATGCACCACCTGCCCGGAACGCGGGGATGTACCAAAACAGCCATGGAAGCCAGCGAGATGCAAGAACTGTGGAGTCGAAGGTCATCGCATGAACAACTGTCAGAAGGTTGCAGAACTGAGGCTGAGATAA
- the LOC119353272 gene encoding protein FAR1-RELATED SEQUENCE 6-like isoform X4: MRPNMATERHAGQIYTRAMFEQFGHILYECGAYQVEEIEKGKEYVAIHTDAARREKWCRTSYKVSVLDGGEEFDCECGQFAHMGLLCSHILQVLDFIRVTEIPKKHIVKRWTRDARDILPTHLVQYQKDNAQENPFSFRHYNMYMQAMELVRMGDSSVAAYKRLTELFKNCVSEMKPFTEIRDGLGLEDRLAGSMRVVNMVQSDGDLCEGVDGSHMNYQDAGSNSANESGNRMQNLLAPARRKQVGRPTTSREKAPYEGLSKRTRFCGICRQQGHKCTTCPERGDVPKQPWKPARCKNCGVEGHRMNNCQKVAELRLR, from the exons ATGCGACCTAATATGGCAACCGAAAGGCATGCTGGGCAGATATACACCAGAGCCATGTTTGAACAATTCGGTCATATATTGTACGAGTGTGGCGCATATCAAGTGGAAGAGATCGAAAAGGGTAAAGAGTATGTTGCAATACATACAGATGCTGCGCGGAGGGAGAAATGGTGCAGAACTTCATACAAGGTGTCTGTGCTTGATGGAGGAGAAGAATTTGACTGCGAGTGTGGTCAGTTTGCACACATGGGGCTGTTGTGCAGCCATATACTGCAG GTGCTTGACTTCATTCGTGTGACAGAAATACCAAAGAAGCATATTGTGAAAAGGTGGACAAGGGATGCAAGAGACATACTTCCAACACACCTGGTGCAGTACCAGAAGGACAATGCTCAAGAGAACCCATTTAGTTTCCGGCACTACAATATGTACATGCAAGCTATGGAGCTTGTCCGGATGGGGGACTCAAGTGTGGCAGCTTACAAACGTTTGACAGAACTGTTCAAAAATTGTGTATCAGAGATGAAGCCATTCACAGAAATACGGGATGGGTTGGGGTTGGAAGACAGGTTAGCTGGCAGCATGAGGGTTGTGAACATGGTACAATCAGATGGCGATTTGTGCGAGGGTGTGGATGGTTCACATATGAACTACCAAGATGCTGGCAGCAATTCAGCTAATGAGTCCGGTAATCGAATGCAGAACTTGTTAGCACCAGCCAGGCGGAAGCAGGTGGGCAGGCCGACAACAAGCAGGGAGAAGGCCCCATATGAAGGTTTAAGTAAGCGCACAAGGTTTTGCGGTATTTGCAGGCAGCAAGGCCACAAATGCACCACCTGCCCGGAACGCGGGGATGTACCAAAACAGCCATGGAAGCCAGCGAGATGCAAGAACTGTGGAGTCGAAGGTCATCGCATGAACAACTGTCAGAAGGTTGCAGAACTGAGGCTGAGATAA
- the LOC119357602 gene encoding uncharacterized protein LOC119357602 has product MYKGKHTSNHIACLAVVSIDLTISTPDREVETGPELNENTSRVDSVKAEDNSGNTECDRAYPGGRREMMPALPTAGEPPCFLLMFIPKVCMMLRDNVVYFLSTVSEVRADVAAPVSNTARQGSTGNTHCMKFQTTIDGMAFVGSSPPHEYHPMAATTVIEPVPAGTNEAGAVAAGVHIGQGA; this is encoded by the exons ATGTACAAAGGTAAACATACATCTAACCATATTGCATGTCTTGCAGTGGTGTCCATTGACTTAACCATAAGCACTCCAGATAGAGAGGTTGAGACAGGGCCCGAGCTAAATG AGAATACTTCAAGAGTGGATTCTGTTAAAGCAGAAGATAATTCAGGCAACACTGAGTGTGACCGAGCATACCCGGGAGGCCGTCGAGAGATGATGCCAGCTTTGCCAACAGCAGGTGAGCCCCCTTGTTTTCTGCTAATGTTCATACCAAAAGTGTGCATGATGTTACGTGATAATGTTGTTTACTTCTTGTCCACAGTGAGTGAGGTCAGAGCAGACGTGGCGGCACCAGTGAGCAATACAGCTAGGCAAGGAAGCACGGGGAACACACATTGCATGAAGTTTCAGACGACAATAGATG GGATGGCATTTGTTGGATCATCGCCACCACATGAATACCATCCAATGGCAGCAACAACGGTGATTGAACCTGTGCCGGCTGGGACCAATGAAGCAGGTGCTGTTGCTGCTGGTGTACATATTGGCCAGGGGGCGTAG